The Methanothrix soehngenii GP6 genome has a window encoding:
- the glnA gene encoding type I glutamate--ammonia ligase, which produces MYSQEQMLKIIQEKNVEFLRLQFTDISGIVKNVAIPATQMGKALKSGISFDGSSIEGFARIQESDMVLRPDLSTFSLLPWSTKDDVNEARLICDVHLPNGLPFEGAPRRVLYRQLERAKEMGFKMNVGPELEFFLFEKGNGGSATTPHDFGGYFDLGPVDLAEDVRREITRALIKMGFTIEASHHEVARGQHEIDFVYDDAIKNADKVVTFKYVTKTIAMRQGLRATFMPKPVYGAAGSGMHVNISLFRGLENAFYDPETPLNISDLARFFVGGLIEHASAITAIANPLINSYKRLVSGFEAPVYITWSGPNRSSLIRIPSGRGLSTRLEFRSPDTSCNPYLTFAVILAAGLDGIKRGIDPGDPVDLNVYHLTAAERKSLGIQTLPSNLKEALDHLEGDKVIREALGEHVYENVMRLGMLEWEEYNKFVHPWEIDRYINTY; this is translated from the coding sequence ATGTATTCCCAAGAGCAGATGCTTAAGATCATTCAGGAGAAGAACGTTGAGTTCCTCCGGTTGCAGTTCACAGACATATCGGGAATAGTGAAGAATGTCGCCATTCCCGCCACCCAGATGGGAAAGGCTTTGAAGAGCGGCATCTCCTTTGATGGGTCATCCATCGAGGGCTTCGCCAGAATTCAGGAGTCGGATATGGTTCTCCGGCCCGATCTCTCCACGTTCAGCCTCTTGCCCTGGAGCACCAAGGACGATGTCAATGAGGCTCGATTGATCTGCGATGTCCATCTTCCCAATGGACTGCCTTTCGAGGGTGCTCCTCGCCGGGTGCTGTACCGTCAGCTGGAGCGGGCGAAGGAGATGGGATTCAAGATGAACGTCGGCCCGGAGCTGGAGTTTTTCCTATTTGAAAAGGGAAATGGCGGCTCTGCTACCACTCCACACGACTTTGGGGGCTACTTCGACCTCGGCCCGGTGGACCTGGCAGAGGATGTGCGCCGGGAGATAACCAGGGCTCTGATCAAGATGGGCTTCACCATCGAGGCCTCTCATCACGAGGTTGCCCGGGGCCAGCATGAGATAGACTTCGTCTATGACGATGCGATCAAGAATGCCGATAAGGTGGTCACATTCAAGTACGTCACCAAGACCATTGCCATGCGCCAGGGCTTGAGGGCGACATTCATGCCCAAGCCGGTTTACGGCGCAGCAGGCAGCGGAATGCATGTCAACATCTCCCTATTCCGGGGCCTGGAGAATGCTTTTTATGATCCCGAGACTCCATTGAACATCAGCGATCTGGCCAGGTTCTTCGTGGGCGGCCTGATAGAGCATGCCAGCGCTATTACCGCCATCGCCAATCCCCTGATCAACTCCTATAAGCGGCTGGTATCCGGGTTCGAGGCTCCCGTCTATATAACCTGGTCCGGGCCGAACCGCTCCTCGCTTATTCGCATCCCCTCAGGCCGGGGCCTATCCACCCGCCTGGAGTTCCGATCCCCTGATACCAGCTGCAATCCCTATCTGACATTCGCCGTCATCCTGGCAGCAGGCCTTGACGGAATAAAAAGAGGCATTGATCCCGGCGATCCCGTGGATTTGAATGTGTACCATCTCACAGCAGCAGAACGAAAATCCCTGGGAATCCAGACACTGCCCTCCAACCTGAAGGAGGCTCTTGACCACCTGGAGGGAGATAAAGTGATACGCGAGGCCCTGGGCGAGCATGTCTATGAGAACGTCATGCGATTGGGCATGCTGGAATGGGAGGAGTATAATAAATTCGTCCATCCCTGGGAGATCGACAGATACATCAATACCTATTGA
- a CDS encoding deoxyribonuclease IV — protein MLRLGMHVSIAGGLEKASDRAREKGCDAFQIFTTNPRSWRSKPIAQQSIDLFSSWLKEYDLHPVVSHMPYLPNLASPRDEVYSRSVQALTDELVRCRLLGIPYLVTHLGSNLGAEKKDGRERIAEALKKAIADSGGDVMVLLENGAGTKNSMGSTFKDIASIIESLPGQSRSLGVCLDTCHLFAAGYDLRTPRALERTLEEFDCCISSNRLKLVHLNDCQGTLGSHLDRHEHIGLGQIGLEGFRSIVCHPSLRELPMIMETPVDSRRDDKANLLVVRALASLIE, from the coding sequence ATGCTTCGACTGGGTATGCATGTCTCCATTGCCGGCGGCCTGGAAAAGGCGTCGGACAGAGCACGGGAGAAGGGCTGCGATGCCTTTCAGATCTTCACCACCAATCCTCGTAGCTGGAGGTCCAAGCCCATTGCTCAACAATCCATAGATCTCTTCTCCTCCTGGCTCAAAGAGTATGATCTGCACCCCGTCGTATCTCATATGCCCTACCTTCCTAACCTCGCCTCCCCTCGAGATGAGGTCTACTCGAGGTCGGTGCAGGCTCTGACCGATGAGCTGGTGCGCTGCCGACTTCTGGGCATACCATATCTGGTGACCCACCTGGGAAGCAATCTGGGCGCAGAAAAGAAAGATGGAAGGGAGAGGATAGCTGAGGCCTTGAAGAAGGCCATCGCTGATTCCGGGGGCGATGTGATGGTGCTCCTGGAGAACGGCGCCGGGACAAAAAATAGCATGGGAAGCACCTTTAAGGATATTGCCTCCATCATCGAGTCCCTTCCCGGCCAGTCCCGCAGCCTTGGGGTGTGCCTGGACACTTGCCACCTTTTTGCTGCTGGATACGATCTTCGCACCCCCCGCGCCCTGGAGAGGACTTTAGAGGAGTTCGATTGCTGCATAAGCTCAAATCGGCTCAAGCTGGTACATCTGAACGACTGCCAGGGCACCCTTGGTTCGCACCTGGACCGACATGAGCACATAGGCCTGGGACAGATCGGCCTGGAAGGCTTCCGGTCAATCGTCTGCCACCCCTCTCTGCGAGAGCTGCCGATGATAATGGAAACGCCGGTGGACTCGCGACGGGACGATAAAGCAAACCTTCTAGTGGTCAGAGCTCTTGCGTCACTGATCGAATAG
- a CDS encoding response regulator codes for MDREIKIILVEDNAEDIAFTRRVLKHNELNGNLIVATNGKEALEALQSMNGSDLPELILLDINLPDISGIDLLTLIKKEQRLKDIPVVILTGSNEDQDIQKCYDLGASSYLVKPISNGALMLVVEKLFDQ; via the coding sequence ATGGATCGCGAAATTAAGATCATACTGGTAGAGGATAATGCCGAGGACATCGCATTTACCAGGCGGGTCTTGAAGCACAATGAGCTAAATGGAAACCTTATCGTCGCCACCAATGGCAAGGAGGCACTAGAAGCCCTGCAGAGCATGAACGGAAGCGATCTGCCCGAGCTCATCCTGCTGGACATAAACCTGCCCGACATCAGCGGCATCGACCTTCTCACCCTTATCAAGAAGGAGCAGAGGCTCAAAGATATACCTGTAGTCATTCTCACCGGCTCGAACGAGGATCAGGATATACAGAAATGCTATGACCTGGGGGCGAGCAGCTATCTGGTCAAGCCCATATCCAATGGTGCCCTGATGCTCGTTGTAGAGAAGCTATTCGATCAGTGA
- the twy1 gene encoding 4-demethylwyosine synthase TYW1, giving the protein MQDTMAEKALARQGYHLVGSGAVKPCLWLNRSMRGGDQCYKNHFYGIASHRCVQMTPTLECNHLCLHCWRPIDDPIPGKEPMEPAELLEGILRGQQRFISGYGGSSTTDPVRLEEAREPKHMAISLMGEPTLYPYLKEFIDLVSRRGMTSFLVSNATRPEVLAELRPTQLYLSLNAPDEERYRQICNPSKDLWPRILESLELLKEHRCRSVIRMTLVRGQNMEGLDDYARLIGDAEPDFVELKAYMHLGRSRTRLERTAMPQHSEILALADSLAGLLGYHPEADVPLSRVALLSRGRISRFIEMRDHK; this is encoded by the coding sequence ATGCAAGACACAATGGCAGAGAAGGCCCTTGCCCGCCAGGGCTATCACCTTGTGGGTTCTGGCGCGGTCAAGCCCTGCCTCTGGTTGAATCGCTCCATGCGGGGTGGCGATCAGTGCTATAAAAACCACTTTTACGGCATAGCCAGTCACCGCTGTGTGCAGATGACGCCAACGCTTGAGTGCAATCACCTCTGCCTGCACTGCTGGAGGCCGATAGATGATCCAATACCGGGAAAGGAACCCATGGAGCCGGCTGAGCTTCTGGAAGGGATACTGCGGGGCCAGCAGAGGTTTATATCCGGCTACGGGGGATCTTCAACCACCGATCCAGTGCGCCTGGAGGAGGCTCGCGAGCCTAAGCATATGGCCATATCCTTGATGGGAGAGCCCACCCTCTACCCCTACCTGAAAGAGTTCATCGATCTGGTCTCAAGGCGGGGCATGACATCATTTCTGGTCAGCAATGCCACCCGTCCCGAGGTTTTGGCGGAGCTGAGACCAACCCAGCTCTACCTCAGCCTCAATGCCCCAGATGAAGAGAGGTATCGCCAGATATGCAATCCCTCAAAGGACCTCTGGCCGAGGATCCTGGAGTCCCTCGAGCTCTTGAAGGAGCACCGATGCCGCAGCGTTATCCGCATGACCCTGGTTCGAGGCCAAAACATGGAAGGGCTCGATGATTATGCCCGGCTGATCGGAGATGCTGAGCCGGATTTCGTCGAGCTGAAGGCCTATATGCACCTTGGCCGCTCCCGGACCCGGCTGGAGAGGACGGCCATGCCCCAGCACTCAGAGATCCTGGCCCTGGCGGATTCCTTGGCCGGGCTCTTGGGCTACCATCCCGAGGCGGATGTGCCCCTGAGCAGAGTGGCTCTTCTCTCCCGCGGAAGGATCTCCAGGTTCATAGAGATGAGGGACCATAAGTAG
- a CDS encoding pentapeptide repeat-containing protein: MVEISRWALVLLMLFICSATAAEPDEDHHIKLTKEVVASGDIISQLISGEPVRYDNVTISGSLELAELQGSLSQPVRITNSIFLGPVRFAAASFDEPIDLQGCIFRDNVDFFGCRFAGGAGFAGVTFEGQADLRNTYFGGQASFLSAQFSEDASFRNSQFAGDGIFLNSSFARDVDFDFAQFQRLASFADARFVNVSFLETQFGGHTSFLNAEFHGNAAFAATRFVGSVVFREAGFLLGSTFGLSSFGGLADFTNVYFNKTAYFGGVKFTDLAYFVNARFDDDLNMEDSRLYNMRLDNVSLQEDSKINLNNSDFTKLEVRWAVIKDRLVYNGAAYLALVKNYKSLEWFDDADDCYYQYRRIGQDQAPWGWGKISDLISWLSCGYGVRVSYTAFWCLFTILFFGVIFWAGKGMNKFEIEGMELPGDHRLRPTARVSFTDALYFSIAMFTTSQAPVNTYPVGFYRHLAMAEGILGWFFLGLFVVVLSGVLIR, from the coding sequence GTGGTCGAAATATCCCGATGGGCTTTGGTCCTTTTGATGCTGTTCATTTGCTCTGCAACCGCCGCAGAGCCAGATGAAGATCACCATATAAAGCTAACAAAGGAGGTCGTAGCATCAGGGGATATCATCTCTCAATTGATATCTGGAGAGCCTGTGAGGTATGATAATGTCACTATATCCGGCTCACTAGAGCTGGCAGAGCTGCAGGGATCATTGTCGCAGCCCGTGAGGATTACCAACAGCATCTTCTTGGGGCCGGTAAGGTTTGCTGCGGCGAGCTTTGATGAGCCAATTGACCTGCAGGGGTGCATCTTTCGGGATAACGTGGACTTCTTTGGTTGCCGATTTGCAGGGGGGGCCGGATTTGCAGGGGTCACCTTCGAGGGTCAGGCAGATCTTCGCAACACCTATTTCGGCGGGCAGGCCTCATTTCTGAGCGCTCAATTCTCTGAAGACGCCAGCTTTAGGAACAGCCAGTTTGCTGGAGATGGCATCTTCCTCAACAGCAGCTTTGCCCGGGATGTGGACTTCGATTTCGCTCAGTTCCAGCGGCTGGCCTCTTTTGCAGATGCCAGGTTTGTCAATGTGAGCTTTCTGGAGACCCAATTCGGCGGCCACACATCATTTTTGAATGCTGAGTTTCATGGCAATGCGGCCTTCGCCGCCACCAGATTTGTCGGCAGTGTGGTCTTCCGCGAGGCCGGATTCCTCTTGGGGAGCACCTTTGGCCTCTCCAGCTTCGGGGGGCTGGCAGATTTTACCAATGTCTATTTCAACAAAACAGCCTACTTCGGGGGGGTCAAGTTCACCGACCTGGCTTATTTCGTCAATGCCCGGTTTGATGATGACCTGAACATGGAGGATTCCAGGCTCTATAACATGCGTCTGGACAACGTGAGCCTTCAGGAAGACTCGAAGATCAACCTCAACAACTCAGATTTCACCAAGCTGGAGGTTCGCTGGGCGGTGATAAAGGATCGGCTGGTTTACAATGGCGCCGCTTATCTGGCCCTGGTCAAGAACTATAAGAGCCTGGAGTGGTTTGACGATGCCGACGACTGCTACTATCAGTACCGCAGAATAGGGCAGGACCAGGCACCCTGGGGCTGGGGAAAGATCTCGGATCTGATCTCCTGGCTCTCCTGCGGCTATGGGGTCCGGGTGAGCTATACCGCCTTTTGGTGCCTCTTTACCATTCTGTTCTTCGGGGTGATCTTCTGGGCAGGAAAGGGGATGAACAAGTTCGAGATCGAGGGGATGGAGCTTCCTGGAGACCATCGCCTGAGGCCCACAGCGAGGGTATCTTTCACCGATGCCCTTTACTTTTCCATCGCCATGTTCACCACCTCCCAGGCACCGGTCAACACTTATCCCGTGGGCTTCTACCGCCACCTGGCCATGGCAGAGGGAATCCTTGGATGGTTCTTCCTCGGTCTGTTCGTAGTAGTATTGAGCGGCGTTCTCATCCGCTAA
- the hisG gene encoding ATP phosphoribosyltransferase, protein MIDIAIPKGSLQNQTLQLFEQAGLEVKRTEREYNARIDDPRIGKVKILRPQEIPGYVAKGYFDLGISGTDWIMESGAIVTKVADLNYGKQGPGAVKLVVAVLESLQISSARMIKPGSRVATEYPNLTRAYFSNLGIPVDIQFSFGATEAKVPELTDVVVDLTETGSTLKKNGLKIIDVMLESTSELVANKKSFADKEKHDDISAVQTLLLAVMRARGKTLLKMNVPEAALDAVISMLPSMKRPTLSKLYSTDYYAIETVVDRSQVNLLIPLLKKSGAEDILELAISKIVP, encoded by the coding sequence ATGATTGACATCGCTATTCCCAAGGGCAGCCTGCAAAACCAGACCCTGCAGCTCTTCGAGCAGGCGGGGCTGGAGGTTAAGAGAACTGAGCGGGAGTACAACGCCCGTATAGATGATCCGCGCATAGGCAAGGTGAAGATCCTCCGCCCGCAGGAGATACCAGGATATGTGGCCAAGGGCTACTTCGACCTGGGGATCTCGGGCACAGACTGGATCATGGAGTCCGGGGCCATTGTGACCAAGGTAGCCGATCTGAACTATGGCAAGCAGGGGCCAGGAGCGGTGAAGCTGGTGGTGGCGGTGCTGGAGAGCCTCCAGATAAGCTCAGCCCGAATGATAAAGCCGGGTAGCAGGGTGGCCACAGAATATCCCAATCTGACCAGGGCCTACTTCTCAAACCTCGGAATTCCAGTGGACATCCAGTTCTCCTTTGGCGCCACCGAGGCCAAGGTTCCCGAGCTGACCGACGTGGTGGTGGACCTCACCGAGACCGGCTCTACCCTTAAGAAGAACGGCCTGAAGATCATCGATGTCATGCTGGAGTCGACTTCAGAGCTGGTAGCCAATAAGAAGAGCTTTGCCGATAAGGAGAAACACGATGACATCTCCGCAGTCCAGACACTCCTCCTGGCTGTTATGAGGGCGCGAGGAAAGACCCTCTTGAAGATGAACGTGCCAGAAGCCGCCTTGGATGCCGTCATATCCATGCTTCCCAGCATGAAAAGGCCCACCCTCTCCAAGCTGTACAGCACCGATTACTATGCCATAGAGACGGTGGTGGACCGATCCCAGGTCAACCTGCTCATTCCCCTGCTGAAAAAGTCGGGTGCGGAGGATATTCTGGAGCTGGCCATATCCAAGATCGTTCCCTGA